One window of the Triticum dicoccoides isolate Atlit2015 ecotype Zavitan chromosome 3B, WEW_v2.0, whole genome shotgun sequence genome contains the following:
- the LOC119276969 gene encoding probable serine acetyltransferase 1 — translation MTAGQPLRADPQQRRHSLPALHPAVVPSYPPPESDNDESWVWSQIKAEARRDADAEPALASFLYATVLSHPSLERSLSFHLANKLCSSTLLSTLLYDLFVGSLAAHPTIRAAAVADLLAVRSRDPACAGFSHCLLNYKGFLAVQAHRVAHVLWAQNRRALALALQSRVAEVFAVDIHPAAAIGKGILLDHATGVVIGETAVVGDNVSILHHVTLGGTGKAVGDRHPKIGDGVLIGAGATILGNVLIGAGAKIGAGSVVLIDVPPRSTAVGNPARLIGGKKGDDMPGESMDHTSFIQQWSDYTI, via the coding sequence atgacggcggGTCAGCCCCTCCGCGCCGATCCCCAGCAGCGCCGCCACAGCCTGCCGGCCCTCCACCCCGCCGTCGTGCCTTCCTACCCGCCCCCGGAGTCCGACAACGACGAGTCCTGGGTCTGGTCCCAGATCAAGGCCGAGGCGCGCCGCGACGCCGACGCCGAGCCGGCGCTCGCCTCCTTCCTCTACGCCACCGTGCTCTCTCACCCGTCGCTCGAGCGCTCCCTCTCCTTCCACCTCGCCAACAAGCTCTGCTCCTCCACCCTCCTCTCCACGCTCCTCTACGACCTCTTCGTCGGCTCCCTCGCCGCGCACCCCAccatccgcgccgccgccgtcgccgacctCCTCGCCGTGCGCTCACGGGATCCCGCCTGCGCCGGCTTCTCCCACTGCCTCCTCAACTACAAGGGCTTCCTCGCCGTCCAGGCCCACCGCGTCGCGCACGTCCTCTGGGCGCAGAACCGCCGCGCCCTCGCGCTCGCGCTCCAGTCCCGGGTCGCCGAGGTCTTCGCCGTCGACATCCACCCGGCCGCCGCCATCGGCAAGGGCATCCTCCTGGACCACGCCACCGGGGTCGTCATAGGCGAGACCGCCGTCGTCGGCGACAACGTCTCAATCCTCCACCACGTCACGCTGGGCGGGACCGGCAAGGCGGTGGGCGACCGGCACCCCAAGATCGGGGACGGTGTTCTGATTGGCGCCGGGGCGACGATCCTGGGCAACGTGCTGATTGGCGCCGGGGCCAAGATCGGTGCCGGGTCGGTGGTGCTCATCGATGTGCCGCCGAGGAGCACCGCGGTGGGGAACCCCGCAAGGCTGATCGGCGGGAAGAAGGGCGACGACATGCCTGGGGAGTCCATGGACCATACCTCCTTCATACAGCAGTGGTCAGACTACACCATTTGA